In Planktothrix tepida PCC 9214, the genomic window AGAAGAAAGGCAATTAATCCAGAGGTAACTAATATACTGATTAATTCGCCAACATAACCTAAAAATTGAAAGCTTAACCAACTCACGACTAAAATCAGTAAACCCGTGAGTAAACGACTTTGTAAAGGCGAAAAAACAGAATTCGTCATGGAACTCATAGAAAATTTAAAATATAAAGTAGTTTACCCTATTTTGGGATAGATGACCTGATGGAACATTAAAATTTTATCCTTCAACGATTAAACAGATTAAACCATGACGACCTCCTTGATGGTTTCCTCATGTTCAACCAGGAAGACATTGGCGTGCAGGTTAGCAATAATTTGTTGGCCTTGCTGAGTTAAAGATAAGTACCGTAGACTATCTTTAATATAGGGATACACTTTATGCCAATAAAATTGAGGGTAATTTCTTCGCAACTCTCCGGCATTATGATAGCCTGCTTTTTGATTAAATCCTGTTTCTTCAAACTCATAAAATAAGGCACTAATTTTTTGAAGATATCGAGGATCACTCAATTGACCAATTAAATCCGCCGCCCGCACTAAACCGGGATAATGTATTGTATCTTGATGATCGGATTTTTGAGGAACCGGAAATCGTGTCAGTTCAATATTAGATTGAATCACATCTGACTTAATTAAAGGATGTCCCCCAAATCGTTCTCGAATAAACAATTTAGCTCGATCAACATGATAAGGCATTAAACTCGCATCTGTACATCCAAAGGGCAAAAGTACCCTGTTTTCATCACATCCTGTAGCATAATATCCCTCTCGATCTTGGCGACAAACCCCTTTAACATAACCAATATCATGACAAACTAGAGAGAGCATAAAATGTAGCCAATCTTCGCTAGAAACCCCACCTTCGCGGATATGTTTTCCGCGTAAAATTTCTTGACCGACTAATGTAACGATAATTGTATGTTCAACATCATGATAGAGGGCATCGCTATTGGCAATATTTTCTAAAGCCATCCCTCCAGCCCAAGCGACAATATCCCCATAATGGGCATTAAATCCCCCATAGGTATGATGATATCCTGAGCGAAGTTGTTCAACAAAGTTATCAATTAAAAGTTGAGTTGCATTGAAAAACATAGGACATTTCCTGGCACAAATCGAGGTTTTGAGTTACAGAGAAAGCAGTGGTCAGCTTTTTCTTCCCTTGTTCATTTTTCTAGCATAGTTTATCGGAATCTGCCATTTTTCTTAAGAATGTCAATTTTGCCTGATCCTTGGTAGAATTTCTCTAATTGTAAATTAAAGTTGATTTTTAATTGAATTGTAAATAAAGGCGTGAAAGAACAACCCATGAATTCTCAGAAGGTGCTAACTCAACTTTTTGCTAAATTACAAGATTTTTTAACTAAAATTGCCAAGATTTGTCAATCTAATGGGATTATTTTTGCCTTAACAATGGGGGTACTGAGTCGCAGTATTATTCTGTTGACGTTTTTTGCAATTGCTTTCTTTTCTCCTGTTTCTTCTCAGTGGGGTTGGGAGGTTTTTTCAGCTTGGGATAGTCCCCTCTACCAAATTATTGCCACCTCTGGATATGAAGTCATTAATCAGACCGAACCGGGCGGAAATGTGGCATTTTTTCCATTATTTCCGTTATTAATTCGAGGATTAATGAATTTAGGTTTACCCTTTGAAGTAGCAGGCGTTTTAATTAATAATTTGGCTTTTTTTGGAGCTTTAATTTTACTCTATCAATGGGTGGAAATAACCAATAATTCTCAAGCTGCCCGTTGGGCAACAGCTATATTAGCTTGGTGTCCTTTATCGATTTTTGGCACTGTTATTTATACGGAAGGTTTATTTTTATTTTTGAGTATTGCTGCTTTAAAAGCTTTTGATTTAGAAAAGTATCCTCAAGTAATTTTGTGGGGGAGTTTAGCCACGGCAACGCGCATTACTGGAATCGCTTTAATTCCAGCTTTTCTAATTACAGCTTGGCAAAAACGAAAACCTGCGATCGCTTATTTATCCGGTTTATTAAGTGGCTGTGGTTTATTATTCTATAGTCTCTATTGTTGGATAAAATTTAATAATCCCATTGCCTTTATTACCGTTCAACACACCCAATGGCAACGCCAAACCGGATTTGATAGTCAAGGCTGGTTGAAAATGATCATGCAAATTTTAATCGGTTCTCAAAATTGGAAAAAAGGTACAATTGTTGATCCTTGGCATCCTTTCCTGGTTATAATTCTTGCTATCATAGGTTATCTACTTTGGCGATATCGTGATCAATTAGGAGAGGTAAAATTTGACTATAGTTTCTGTTTTTTACTGTTTATTTTATGGTTAATTGCAGGTGATCCCTTACTCAATACATCGATTATTTTAGGGAGTGGTTATTTACTGTGGTATTTACGTTATGAACTCAGTTTAGTTGCAGTAAATTATGGCTTCTGTGCGTTAGGTTTATTGTTAGCGTCTGGCGGTACAATTTCCCTCAGTCGTTTAGCGTATGGGATTGTTTCTGTTAGTTTAGCTTTAGGGGTAATGCTATCTCATCATCGTCGTTGGGGTTATGTGACCTTGGGATTTTTCACCCTGTTACTGATTAGTTTTTCAGTTCGCTTTGCTCAACATCTTTGGGTAGCTTAAGGGTTTATAGTATGAAAAAATAATGATATAATATCAATTTGAGCAAATTACAATGGAAAAAGATGATCAGCACCCAAAATCAACAAAAAAGTCCATTTCTTGTCCGTTTATTCCTAACGTCTACATTATTAACTTTAACATCAGCCCTTAATATTATTCCTCCCGTCCTCGCACAACGAGAAATAGATTTTGCTACCCAAGGTTGTCGCGGTGTTCCCCAGGAAGCATATTTTATGACAGAGAATTATCACATTAATATTTGTCAAGGACAATCGGGTTTATTCATGGCGGTAAGTTATCGTAATGGACAACTATTTGATCGGTTTTCTGTACAACAACAGCGAGAGGGTTATGCAGGAAATTCTCAAAAAGCATCCTATCAAGTGAACTCCAGAACCTTCACAATTCAACCGAATAATAATCAAAGACCAATTACAGAACGGGTACTGAGAACCCAAGGAAATCAAAGACCCCAAGAATCAAAAGTAACTGGAACAATTACTTACCGTCAACGCATTGCATTACCTCCGAATTCAACTGTTGTTGTTACATTACAAGATACAACCAGTCCAAATCGTGCACCTCGAAATATTACTCAACAAACTATTCCATTACGGGGTCAACAGGTTCCGGTTCCCTTTTCTTTGATTTATAATCCCGCCCAAATTCAACAGAATGGGATTTATAGAATTCGGGCAGAAATTTATGTTGATGGTCGATTAACTTGGGCAAATATGGGTCAAGATCGGGTGATTACGGGGGGAAATCCGAATAATATAGAAGTCATTGTACAACAGCTTAATTAGATTTTTTAGGGTGTTATGAGGAAGTATATTCTCCTAAATTTTGATGTAGAAGAATTTGATGCTCCCCTGAAATATGGAGAAAAAATAAAACCTTCTGTCCAGTTTGATATCTCGTTAATGGGATTAAGAAATATTCTGTCTTTACTGGAACATTTAAAGATTCGGGCGACATTTTTTGTAACGGCAAATTTTGCCTTACACCATCCTGAATTAATTGAAGCGATCGCGAGAACCCATGAAATCGCTTCTCACGGTTTTTATCATTCTAAATTTTCCCCGGAAGATTTGTGGAAATCTAAACAAGTGTTAGAAGAAATTTCGGGACAAACGGTTTCTGGGTTCCGTATGGGGGAACAGCAAATTATTAATGAACAAGCGATTTTAGCATCAGGATATCAATACCATTCTTCCTTCAATTCTAATTATTATCAGGGTAAACGTCGCACAGTTCATTATTGTGATCATTTACTCAATCTTCCCATCTCCGTAACACCCTTTGTCCGCTTTCCCCTCTTCGGGTTAAGTTTCAAAAATCTTCCCTTTCCTTTAATTCAGTTCGCCTCTCAAATTACCCTCGATAGCGATCGCTATCTCAATCTCAATTTTCATCCTTGGGAATTTACCGATATTTCTAAATTTAAACTTCCCAATTCCGTGAAACGTTTATCAGGAATTCATTTATTAAATCGACTAGAAAAGTATTTAATTTGGCTGAAAAAACAAGCCGAATTTTCAACGATTTCCGACTGGATCAACCGCATTAAACATCAGAAATATGATATTCTTGGATAAAAATCCCTTTAAACTTCATCCGGTATTAACCGCAATTTTCATCAGTAGCTTGATTTTATTTGCTTGTAGCAGTTTACGTCATGCTTTATTTCAATCTAATGCTTATGATTTAGGAATTTTTGATAATGGTATTTATTTAATAAGTCAAGGACAAGAACCCTTTGTCTCTTTTCGAGGATTACATATTTTAGGAGATCATGCTGCCTATATTCTATATATTATTGCTTTATTTTATAAAGTTTATCCTGATGTTCATTGGTTATTTGCGATTCAAGCTTTTTCCCTTTCCTTGGGTGCATTACCGACTTATCAGCTATCGTTACAAGCAGGTTTAAAGGAAACCCAAGCTCAAACCTTAGCTTTTGTGTATTTATTATATCCATTAATTTTTAATGTTAATTTATTTGATTTTCACCCTGAAGTAATTGCTTTACCTGCAATTTTATATGCAGTTTTGTTTGCTAGAAGCAATAAGATTTTAGGATTTATTTTCACAATTTTTATTATTTTAGGTTGCAAAGAAGTTTTATCTTTATTATTAATCGCAATGGGAGTTTGGTTATTCATCTTTGAGAAAAAAACCCGTTATGCTATTGTCTCAATCATTTTAGGACTCTTCTGGTTTTTCCTATCTACAGAATTCATTATCCCCCACTTTTCCCAAGCCCCTCCTATCGCCGTTGGCGTTTATAGTTTCCTCGGTAATTCTCTCGGAGAAATTACTTTAAATATTATCTTAAAACCGGGATTAGTATTAAGTAAAATTTTCACCTTAGCCAATTTAGAATACTTAATTTTACTTCTAATTCCCCTAATTTGGGGCCTATGGGGACGACATTTAACCCCCCTAATTTCTGCCACACCAATTTTATTTTTAAATCTGTTAGCTGAAAATCTGCAAATGAAGAACTTAACGCAACAATATTCCTTGGCGATTTTACCCTTTCTGATGTTAGCAGTTATTGAGAATTTGGCGCACGGTGAAGGATGGTTTAAACAGAAAAAATGGATAATTTTATGGTCTTTAATTGCCTTTTTTGCTTTAGCAAAATATGGTTATTTTACCTCTAAATATTTAACAACCCTGGATAATTGGCAAGCAACACGGGAAGCCCTCGGCTATATTAAAACGAAGGATAATATCTTAACAACCGATAAAATTGCCCCCCATCTCACCCATCGTCCCCATTTAGAACTCGCTATTCAAGGACGAGAAAAACTTGATTTAGAACCCTTTCAATACGTCTTATTAAACCAACGTCACCCCGGATGGCCGAGTTCTCCTGAATTAATCATTGGGTTAGTAAAACGTTTGCAAAATAACCCTAATTTTCAATTAAAATATTATCGAGATGAGGTTTTGTTGTTTGAAAAATTTTCTAGGGAATAAACAAATTGAATAACGACCACAGATGGTGGCTTTCAAAAATTAAAGCTACTGCCCAAATTAAAATACTGATGCCAACAGCAGCAGCAGAAATGTCTTTGATAGCGCGAATTCTCTCATCATACTGTTGTTCCAAAAAATCACATAAACCTTCAATGCTACTATTGAATAATTCAGCGATTAACATTAGGCCTGTAGCTAGAAAAATCAACATTAGATCCTGCCATTGACTAAAAATCACAGCAATGACTAAGACGACGACAGATACAATGACTTTGTAAGCAACACTAAACTCCGTTGCGATCGCAATATGAAGACCTGCTAAGATTACTTTTAGCTTGCGAATCGGATGATAACCAGATTGGCGGAACTTGCTAGCCATAAATTTTATCTGTAGCGCCCCTTTAAGGATTTCATCTTCAATTTTCGTAGAATTTTCACAGAAAATGTTATCATTAATCATTAAGGGCGAGTGTTCCCGCCCCTATATTCTCGCTTCTAATTATTTAGATTGAGCTTGGGTTCCTTGTTTTGTTTTAGCAATTTCACCCTTGAGAATTTCTAACCCTTTAACATATTGAGGATCATCCGTTGTTCCTACTTTTGTCCGATCTTTTCTTAACTCATCTCGTTGGGCTTCGGTGAGTTCAACTTTAATATCTGGTTGAATTCCTTCATGGTTAATATCTCGACCACTGGGAGTAAAATATTTCGCAATGGTTACGGCTAAACCTGAACCATTTCCCACCCCTCGGACAGATTGAACTAACCCTTTCCCAAAGGTTTTTGTTCCCACTAAAACCGCCCGTTTGTTATCTTGTAAAGCACCGGATAAAATTTCACTGGCGCTGGCTGAACCTCCATCTACTAAAACCACTAAAGGTTTATTGGTTAAAGCGCGATTATTTGCTTTTTGACGGTCTGTTTCCCCTTGACGATCAACCGTAGAAACAATATCGCCTTGATTTAACCACATCCGAGCAATTTCAATGCTAGAATACAGTAATCCCCCTGGATTTGAACGTAAATCAAGGATATAACCCGCCACATTTTGTTTCTCTAAATCATTAATGGCTTCGCGCATTTCTTCGGCGGCATTAGCGCTAAAAGTATTTAAGCGAATATAACCAATTTCTCCCGCCGAACTGGGATTTTTAGACGAACGAACCGGATGAATTTCAATGCGATCGCGAGTAATATTAAAATCTAAAGGTTTATCTCCCCGTAATATTTTAATATTAACTTTTGTTCCCACCGGCCCCCGAATTAAACTCACCGCTTCATTAATATCCATTCCCTCAGTGGTGCGACCATCAATTTCACTAATAATATCTTGAGCTTGAACTCCGGCGGTAAAGGCGGGAGAACCTTCAATGGGAGAAATCACCACTAACTTTTTCGTCTTTTCATCTTGGGTTAATTGAATGCCGACCCCGGTTAATTCCCCAGAAGTATCAATTTGCATATTTTTGAATTCTTCGGGGTTCATGAAGCGCGTGTAGGGGTCGTCGAGCTTCTTCAACATTTCCCGAATAGCGGTGTAGGCTTGTTCGTCGCTGGTGTAGTTGCGGTTTAAATATTCAGTGCGAACAGCCGTCCAGTCCACTTGATTAAAGGTTCCATCGACATAACTTTTATGGATCACCTGCCAAACTTCGTCAATTAACTCCTTGGGACTTTCCCGAAAGGATGCTTGACTCGAAAGATGAATTCCCGCCCCTGCAACCGCTACAGCCGTTAACATCACTGCCGTTGCACCAAGAACAAGCCCACTTCTTGAAATAACCATCTGTTTGTTGAACCAGAAAATATAAATTTCAATATCAATACGCCCAATGTAGCACAGGTTTCAGTTGACTGTTGACCGTTATAGCGCGTAGAGCTAGGGAACTGTGAACTGGGAACAGGATTTAGTAGAGACGTGCCAAAAGCCTACGGCATGGCTGGGCCCAGGCG contains:
- a CDS encoding diacylglycerol kinase, translating into MASKFRQSGYHPIRKLKVILAGLHIAIATEFSVAYKVIVSVVVLVIAVIFSQWQDLMLIFLATGLMLIAELFNSSIEGLCDFLEQQYDERIRAIKDISAAAVGISILIWAVALIFESHHLWSLFNLFIP
- a CDS encoding Npun_R2479 family HD domain-containing metalloprotein, with the protein product MFFNATQLLIDNFVEQLRSGYHHTYGGFNAHYGDIVAWAGGMALENIANSDALYHDVEHTIIVTLVGQEILRGKHIREGGVSSEDWLHFMLSLVCHDIGYVKGVCRQDREGYYATGCDENRVLLPFGCTDASLMPYHVDRAKLFIRERFGGHPLIKSDVIQSNIELTRFPVPQKSDHQDTIHYPGLVRAADLIGQLSDPRYLQKISALFYEFEETGFNQKAGYHNAGELRRNYPQFYWHKVYPYIKDSLRYLSLTQQGQQIIANLHANVFLVEHEETIKEVVMV
- a CDS encoding polysaccharide deacetylase family protein; translated protein: MRKYILLNFDVEEFDAPLKYGEKIKPSVQFDISLMGLRNILSLLEHLKIRATFFVTANFALHHPELIEAIARTHEIASHGFYHSKFSPEDLWKSKQVLEEISGQTVSGFRMGEQQIINEQAILASGYQYHSSFNSNYYQGKRRTVHYCDHLLNLPISVTPFVRFPLFGLSFKNLPFPLIQFASQITLDSDRYLNLNFHPWEFTDISKFKLPNSVKRLSGIHLLNRLEKYLIWLKKQAEFSTISDWINRIKHQKYDILG
- a CDS encoding mannosyltransferase family protein, which translates into the protein MKEQPMNSQKVLTQLFAKLQDFLTKIAKICQSNGIIFALTMGVLSRSIILLTFFAIAFFSPVSSQWGWEVFSAWDSPLYQIIATSGYEVINQTEPGGNVAFFPLFPLLIRGLMNLGLPFEVAGVLINNLAFFGALILLYQWVEITNNSQAARWATAILAWCPLSIFGTVIYTEGLFLFLSIAALKAFDLEKYPQVILWGSLATATRITGIALIPAFLITAWQKRKPAIAYLSGLLSGCGLLFYSLYCWIKFNNPIAFITVQHTQWQRQTGFDSQGWLKMIMQILIGSQNWKKGTIVDPWHPFLVIILAIIGYLLWRYRDQLGEVKFDYSFCFLLFILWLIAGDPLLNTSIILGSGYLLWYLRYELSLVAVNYGFCALGLLLASGGTISLSRLAYGIVSVSLALGVMLSHHRRWGYVTLGFFTLLLISFSVRFAQHLWVA
- a CDS encoding YbaY family lipoprotein is translated as MISTQNQQKSPFLVRLFLTSTLLTLTSALNIIPPVLAQREIDFATQGCRGVPQEAYFMTENYHINICQGQSGLFMAVSYRNGQLFDRFSVQQQREGYAGNSQKASYQVNSRTFTIQPNNNQRPITERVLRTQGNQRPQESKVTGTITYRQRIALPPNSTVVVTLQDTTSPNRAPRNITQQTIPLRGQQVPVPFSLIYNPAQIQQNGIYRIRAEIYVDGRLTWANMGQDRVITGGNPNNIEVIVQQLN
- the ctpC gene encoding carboxyl-terminal processing protease CtpC translates to MVISRSGLVLGATAVMLTAVAVAGAGIHLSSQASFRESPKELIDEVWQVIHKSYVDGTFNQVDWTAVRTEYLNRNYTSDEQAYTAIREMLKKLDDPYTRFMNPEEFKNMQIDTSGELTGVGIQLTQDEKTKKLVVISPIEGSPAFTAGVQAQDIISEIDGRTTEGMDINEAVSLIRGPVGTKVNIKILRGDKPLDFNITRDRIEIHPVRSSKNPSSAGEIGYIRLNTFSANAAEEMREAINDLEKQNVAGYILDLRSNPGGLLYSSIEIARMWLNQGDIVSTVDRQGETDRQKANNRALTNKPLVVLVDGGSASASEILSGALQDNKRAVLVGTKTFGKGLVQSVRGVGNGSGLAVTIAKYFTPSGRDINHEGIQPDIKVELTEAQRDELRKDRTKVGTTDDPQYVKGLEILKGEIAKTKQGTQAQSK
- a CDS encoding DUF2079 domain-containing protein produces the protein MIFLDKNPFKLHPVLTAIFISSLILFACSSLRHALFQSNAYDLGIFDNGIYLISQGQEPFVSFRGLHILGDHAAYILYIIALFYKVYPDVHWLFAIQAFSLSLGALPTYQLSLQAGLKETQAQTLAFVYLLYPLIFNVNLFDFHPEVIALPAILYAVLFARSNKILGFIFTIFIILGCKEVLSLLLIAMGVWLFIFEKKTRYAIVSIILGLFWFFLSTEFIIPHFSQAPPIAVGVYSFLGNSLGEITLNIILKPGLVLSKIFTLANLEYLILLLIPLIWGLWGRHLTPLISATPILFLNLLAENLQMKNLTQQYSLAILPFLMLAVIENLAHGEGWFKQKKWIILWSLIAFFALAKYGYFTSKYLTTLDNWQATREALGYIKTKDNILTTDKIAPHLTHRPHLELAIQGREKLDLEPFQYVLLNQRHPGWPSSPELIIGLVKRLQNNPNFQLKYYRDEVLLFEKFSRE